The following proteins are co-located in the Besnoitia besnoiti strain Bb-Ger1 chromosome Unknown contig00007, whole genome shotgun sequence genome:
- a CDS encoding uncharacterized protein (encoded by transcript BESB_073110), which produces MDRPCLFSSSGASREEALSVAAEAVWYASAVADILAPPSPLLEAAVLPCEAFDAFFPPSQARSWISLRPPRGSHTKRSQGESGGTVLPPGETRLEVAFHVCDSGGACSQQADCGGEFLHASTAEEETGLGNEWVGVSLDDLFRHLAVCQCKQKSMYAVALSQLRCLSHDKRRLPPAEQASLERDQIRWARLALLMNGCAPLPLAVAEECVRMRQQEIQERGDQVAELVIGAASQRLRSGTHDSEKEVDCSCELTDAEDAEAVSATTRLACHATGAQMGEFREKRERWKTPRPSQCASESQEKRQPPPVDVSGVVTRTGGEATGTNSRSAFCQLFEGIKEELAFSKVLLELHPKCGELWASRRFVCRNVLRLLEHAIRSRSRVRGLSPPAGVFTPPSKELSKHRFKTPPTSREAPAYEKGVLPRCVTGPSGAEDWRTSSGCSVLPSGHENRVRADDIAIQVGGETERVEKDPWLAAELAAFVDAELGIVADHATQRPHSYHAWEHFAKLEHEMKAFWRSCQAAARQTHEKTPKTALIGQICGREGMLLTDEAPEKSFVAELQDRTRVQFLSFVKTQCGLLAHSHAPFHHISKMFDSTLASALSLAHSKPVTRKELSDMSSRGGASDGAPVASLTTLTTQKLRAARSLLSDFLQFNADVINIFPHAEAPWCGRAALFAAYIRRCFVCAGDFSFENTDGPPDCDGNRRHHGVYEGVRADSAADVGSQSPFSFADQQLRPADRDVPFCAAFASEKAAHCKECESAACLDGSESFSQHVQTLIRDELLWSHSFVQRVLEQDRGSVKDHQRAEMITRWQERHRIRLSRELLRASVSMPVLSFAG; this is translated from the coding sequence ATGGATCGGCCgtgtcttttctcttcttccggtGCTAGtcgggaggaggcgctcagcgtggctgcagaggctgTTTGGTACGCATCGGCCGTGGCGGACATACTCGCGCCACCTTCCCCTTtgctcgaggctgcggtgCTTCCTTGTGAAGCCTTTGACGCCTTCTTCCCCCCCTCTCAGGCTCGCTCGTGGATCTCCTTGCGTCCACCGCGTGGCTCTCACACAAAACGCAGCCAAGGCGAATCAGGGGGTACAGTGCTGCCACCAGGAGAGACTCGACTAGAGGTTGCTTTCCACGTTTGTGACAGTGGGGGGGCGTGTAGCCAACAAGCGGACTGTGGTGGAGAGTTTTTGCATGCATCCactgcggaggaagaaacAGGACTCGGCAATGAATGGGTTGGGGTCAGCTTAGACGATCTTTTCAGACACCTGGCTGTGTGCCAGTGCAAGCAGAAGAGCATGTACGCCGTCGCTTtgtcgcagctgcgctgTCTTTCACACGACAAACGGCGCCTTCCCCCAGCCGAACAAGCTTCCCTGGAGCGAGATCAGATCAGGTGGGCACGCCTGGCCCTGCTAATGAACGGATGCGCCCCTTTGCCTCTAGCGGTTGCTGAGGAgtgcgtgcgcatgcgtcaACAAGAGATACAGGAACGCGGTGACCAGGTGGCCGAGCTCGTCATCGGCGCCGCTAGCCAGAGACTGAGGAGCGGAACACATGACAGTGAGAAAGAGGTGGACTGCTCATGCGAGCTGACGGATGCGGAAGACGCTGAAGCAGTCTCAGCTACAACTAGATTGGCATGCCACGCCACGGGAGCGCAGATGGGCGAATTCAGGGAGAAGAGGGAAAGATGGAAAACACCCCGGCCGAGCCAGTGCGCCTCTGAATCACAGGAGAAGCGCCAACCACCTCCCGTAGACGTCAGTGGCGTAGTAACGAGAACTGGAGGAGAAGCCACGGGAACCAACAGTCGATCTGCATTTTGCCAACTTTTTGAGGGAATCAAAGAAGAGCTTGCTTTCAGCAAAGTCTTGCTTGAGCTGCACCCCAAATGCGGAGAGCTATGGGCTTCACGTCGATTCGTGTGCCGCAACGTTCTCCGCCTGCTCGAGCATGCAATTCGCTCGAGGAGTCGCGTGCGTGGCTTATCTCCTCCGGCAGGGGTCTTCACACCCCCCTCGAAGGAATTGAGCAAGCATCGATTCAAGACACCTCCTACGTctcgcgaggcgcccgcgtaCGAGAAGGGTGTCCTGCCGCGCTGCGTCACAGGGCCCTCTGGCGCGGAAGACTGGCGAACTAGTTCGGGGTGTTCGGTCCTACCCTCTGGACACGAAAACAGAGTGCGCGCGGACGATATCGCGATCCAAGTAGGGGGTGAGACAGAACGCGTCGAGAAAGACCCATGGTTGGCGGCAGAGCTGGCGGCCTTTGTAGATGCTGAGCTCGGGATCGTGGCAGATCACGCCACTCAGAGACCTCATAGCTACCACGCGTGGGAACACTTTGCGAAACTTGAACACGAAATGAAGGCGTTCTGGCGTAGTTGTCAggccgctgcgaggcagacgcatgAGAAAACTCCTAAAACTGCTCTCATAGGCCAGATATGCGGGCGGGAAGGGATGCTGCTGACAGATGAAGCCCCAGAGAAGAGCTTCGTAGCGGAGCTACAGGACAGGACTAGGGTGCAATTTCTATCTTTCGTTAAAACGCAGTGCGGCCTCCTGGCTCACTCCCATGCCCCGTTCCACCACATTTCAAAAATGTTCGACAGCACACTGGCGTCTGCCTTGTCTTTGGCACATTCGAAGCCAGTTACGCGCAAGGAGCTTTCTGACATGTCttctcgcggcggagccAGCGACGGTGCTCCCGTGGCATCCTTGACGACACTTACGACGCAGAAACTCCGCGCTGCCCGCAGTCTGCTGTCTGACTTTCTCCAGTTCAATGCAGACGTCATTAACATTTTCCCTCACGCGGAGGCTCCATGGTGTGGACGGGCAGCGCTTTTCGCAGCGTACATCCGCAGATGCTTCGTGTGTGCCGGGGATTTCTCTTTTGAGAATACGGATGGCCCTCCAGACTGCGATGGCAATCGCAGACACCACGGCGTCTACGAAGGCGTCAGAGCAGACTCGGCTGCAGACGTAGGGAGCCAGTCTCCCTTTTCTTTTGCAGACCAGCAGCTTCGGCCGGCAGACCGTGATGTGCCCTTTTGTGCTGCGTTCGCGTCCGAGAAGGCTGCGCATTGCAAAGAATGTGAATCTGCCGCGTGCTTGGATGGTTCCGAAAGCTTCTCGCAGCATGTCCAAACGCTGATTCGGGACGAGCTGCTGTGGAGCCATTCGTTCGTACAGAGGGTCTTGGAGCAGGACAGAGGAAGTGTGAAGGACCACCAGCGAGCGGAAATGATCACTCGATGGCAGGAACGTCACCGGATTCGCTTGTCGCGAGAGTTGCTGAGGGCAAGTGTTAGTATGCCAGTTTTAAGTTTTGCAGGCTGA
- a CDS encoding endonuclease/exonuclease/phosphatase family protein (encoded by transcript BESB_073100), which yields MVALFAEETVILVVKTQRGNARLEGFEPNYSKGGYGTDIQATAHAPLFLKASELVRHCDRIGFRTDRCGAEEPREEEDSETRSSYARDPGCRSSEAISGRQRSVSTPLGSSSIDSRGPSEALYGANLRILCLNAYLVPPSISWNPYLWAPFWSCKRPYQRAEEIGRLSTQYDVTCLQEVWGANVAAMNAYVLPTHSILPETQSGSRFSCVGELIDPVRFFFNKTGGLWFSWRRSKCALISMARHYFPSGSQVPFSNQNVTAIELDVSPVFPNHRLVVLNTHFSVLGLEPRRQNLDALKTFIKELAWKAYLLYLGRQLDAGIDTANSLAGPKVPPSFLKDVSVLLCGDFNIDPDRTPRQYRRLTTLDGDAVFRDLFLPENNPNYPHQYTYFTQETLIEMKKKHSVSRKGNSLYPWPFRGRVDYMFAVDEVRLSAKEVISLVRKFPPEAVVGDDYEEMDIPVLKDGSLTISFERIYCLGMDIVAQKQGSELSDHWPLSARITVGAPTIEVEQLPRPRKWQLLRGDSFCFDSSYVGASTEGESANLADHSTTAENRWRRRHVTSLRDEHMSPVERAHHVQKVGYKERFSIGTQNKHRARQQRLRTERTRGSTTTTARITTIPDEVVESDDEEKRRWGGAELAFFEADVPTSSAVTTDGGVLLTAPATASERGDQSSGSLYAQYEVESEPDEPYS from the exons ATGGTGGCATTATTCGCGGAAGAGACTGTGATTCTGGTAGTGAAGACACAGAGGGGCAACGCGCGTCTCGAGGGCTTTGAGCCCAACTACTCGAAGGGTGGATACGGAACTGACATCCAGGCtaccgcgcatgcgccgctttTCCTTAAAGCCAGCGAGCTTGTTCGCCACTGTGACCGTATAG GTTTCCGTACCGACCGCTGCGGTGCGGAGGAACCTcgtgaggaggaagacagcgaaacACGTAGCAGCTACGCAAGGGACCCTGGGTGTAGATCCTCGGAAGCAATTTctgggcggcagcgcagcgtcAGCACACCCCTGGGTTCGTCAAGTATCGATTCAAGGGGTCCAAGCGAAGCTCTGTACGGGGCAAATTTAAGAATTCTTTGCTTGAACGCGTATCTTGTGCCACCATCGATATCGTGGAACCCTTATCTTTGGGCGCCCTTCTGGTCGTGCAAACGGCCGTACCAGCGGGCTGAGGAG ATCGGACGCCTCTCCACGCAGTATGATGTGACCTGCCTACAGGAGGTATGGGGGGCAAACGTGGCAGCAATGAATGCATACGTTCTACCCACCCACAGTATTCTTCCGGAGACCCAGTCGGGAAGCAGGTTTTCCTGCGTAGGGGAACTGATTGATCCAGTTCGATTTTTTTTCAACAAAACGGGAGGCCTTTGGTTTTCGTGGCGTCGCAGCAAGTGCGCGTTGATCAGTATGGCCAGGCACTACTTCCCTTCCGGAAGCCAGGTCCCTTTTTCAAACCAGAACGTGACGGCGATCGAGCTCGATGTTAGCCCGGTGTTCCCGAACCATCGGCTTGTAGTGCTCAATACTCACTTTTCAGTCCTTGGGCTGGAGCCGCGACGCCAAAACCTGGATGCACTCAAAACGTTTATCAAGGAACTTGCTTGGAAGGCGTATCTTTTGTACCTGGGAAGGCAGCTTGATGCGGGAATTGACACAGCGAACAGTTTAGCAGGTCCGAAAGTTCCTCCTTCTTTTTTGAAGGACGTTTCTGTGCTTTTATGCGGGGACTTTAACATCGATCCCGACAGAACTCCACGGCAGTATCGTCGGCTGACGACGTTAGATGGAGACGCTGTCTTTCGAGATCTTTTCCTCCCAGAAAATAATCCAAATTATCCTCACCAGTACACATATTTCACTCAAGAAACCCTAATAGaaatgaagaagaagcactCAGTTTCACGGAAGGGCAACTCCCTGTATCCTTGGCCATTCAGAG GCAGAGTCGACTACATGTTTGCCGTCGATGAAGTGCGACTGTCAGCGAAGGAGGTTATAAGTCTCGTTCGAAAATTCCCTCCAGAGGCTGTTGTCGGCGACGATTATGAGGAGATGGATATCCCAGTTCTCAAAGATGGCTCCTTGACCATATCATTCGAACGCATCTACTGTTTGG GGATGGATATTGTCGCACAGAAGCAGGGCTCAGAGTTATCGGACCATTGGCCACTGAGCGCGCGTATCACAGTTGGTGCTCCAACAATTGAAGTAGAGCAGCTTCCAAGGCCGCGAAAGTGGCAACTGCTTCGAGGCGATTCTTTTTGTTTTGACAGCTCATATGTAGGGGCAAGCACGGAGGGCGAGTCGGCTAACTTAGCAGATCACAGCACGACAGCCGAAAACCggtggcgacggcgccaTGTAACGTCACTGAGAGACGAGCATATGAGTCCAGTGGAGAGAGCACACCATGTCCAGAAAGTCGGTTATAAGGAACGTTTTTCTATCGGGACACAAAACAAGCATcgtgcgcggcagcagcgttTAAGAACTGAACGAACACGGGGCTCGACAACGACAACTGCAAGAATAACGACGATACCAGACGAAGTCGTAGAATCAGATGATGAGGAAAAACGTAGGTGGGGAGGCGCGGAGTTGGCCTTTTTCGAGGCCGATGTGCCAACCTCTTCGGCAGTCACCACGGACGGTGGCGTGCTTCTAACAGCGCCTGCCACAGCATCCGAGCGTGGTGATCAGTCCAGCGGAAGTCTTTATGCCCAATACGAGGTCGAATCCGAGCCTGATGAGCCTTATTCATGA
- a CDS encoding uncharacterized protein (encoded by transcript BESB_073090), producing the protein MYASLGSPRTAPSEATGTVSGGGGEGGAEVTLWEGEGPVTGYENTPVESLLCTMVEPTPPLSSPSFCSVSSACPSSEAVVQHFLHRLDQVEERPHSVAEVLLHALTHPLLCFFSELLGHPKVAGVRRLTDDHDSSRLSCVTPALPSFGLPELLATMCLFSTGTVEDYREGQARRRLMHKTGAAKTGGPSLAWAAEQVPALPPLLLKKLRMLTTLTLASYAREIPFEFLASALSVLEEDVAPDAADAAAIQSTAAPHGATDRATSESMTQPGEGVSVEALRAFLESAVAAKARVSHGEAVAVVRWCTASGWLRARVDEHRQIVFVEGVIGRDVDSRDDLELMEESLKVVARRAYTAIEALQSSIGKPYLWER; encoded by the coding sequence ATGTATGCTTCTCTTGGTTCGCCCCGGACTGCGCCGTCTGAAGCCACTGGCACTGTTTctgggggcgggggggaagggggggcgGAGGTCACTCTGTGGGAAGGGGAAGGCCCGGTGACGGGATATGAAAATACGCCTGTTGAGTCATTGCTTTGCACTATGGTGGAACCAACGCCACCTCTTTCGTCTCCCTCATTTTGCTCagtttcctctgcgtgtcCTTCATCGGAAGCTGTTGTTCAGCATTTTCTGCACCGCCTCGACCAAGTTGAAGAGAGGCCGCACAGTGTCGCAGAAGTGTTGCTGCACGCCCTCACGCATCCTTTGCTCTGCTTTTTTAGTGAACTTCTTGGTCACCCAAAAGTCGCAGGCGTTCGCCGCCTAACAGATGATCACGACTCGTCCCGACTTTCGTGCGTTACCCCCGCCCTGCCGTCCTTCGGACTCCCTGAGCTGCTGGCGACGATGTGCCTGTTTAGCACGGGGACCGTTGAAGACTATCGGGAAGGCCAAGCTCGACGACGACTAATGCACAAGACAGGAGCGGCAAAAACAGGTGGGCCTTCTCTTGCCTGGGCAGCTGAACAAGTTCCGGCGCTTCCGCCCCTTCTTTTGAAGAAGCTGCGGATGCTAACCACGCTGACGCTGGCATCCTATGCCCGCGAAATTCCTTTCGAATTCCTAGCATCTGCTTTGTCCGTGCTGGAGGAAGATGTTGCGCCTGACGCTGCCGACGCAGCTGCTATACAGTCAACGGCTGCACCTCACGGGGCAACTGACCGTGCTACAAGTGAATCCATGACCCAGCCAGGCGAAGGCGTGAGTGTGGAGGCTCTTCGTGCATTTCTAGAAAGCGCGGTAGCAGCTAAAGCGCGCGTGAGTCATGGGGAGGCCGTGGCAGTTGTCCGCTGGTGCACTGCCTCGGGCTGGCTGCGCGCACGAGTCGACGAACACCGGCAGATTGTCTTCGTCGAGGGCGTCATAGGAAGAGATGTAGACAGCCGTGATGACCTTGAACTCATGGAGGAAAGCCTGAAGGtggtcgcgcggcgcgcttaCACAGCGATTGAAGCTCTGCAAAGTAGCATTGGCAAACCGTATTTGTGGGAGCGCTAG
- a CDS encoding uncharacterized protein (encoded by transcript BESB_073130) encodes MGKAKKQRKNRGNRSAPYEAGDVDMMAETGPSPDDAVDDPTLTSQPKEQANGAGDKAEEPGTGGRQIHKRQAAEWRKMKSEVAQLKKQRQKLRKKVVAEREERKKIGKLIKAKISSMRKRHDEELEALGLGKSLHSVDADESMAVDD; translated from the exons ATGGGGAAAGCAAAGAAACAACGCAAAAATAGAGGGAACCGCTCGGCGCCCTACGAAGCCGGAGATGTCGACATGATGGCGGAGACTGGCCCGAGTCCGGATGATGCTGTCGATGACCCGACGCTGACTTCCCAGCCCAAGGAGCAG GCGAACGGCGCTGGCGAtaaggcggaggagcccgGCACAGGAGGCAGGCAAATCCACAAG CGACAAGCGGCGGAGTGGCGGAAGATGAAGAGCGAAGTTGCCCAATTAaagaagcagcggcagaaaCTGAGAAAGAAAGTTGTAGCAGAGcgggaagagagaaaaaagattGGAAAGTTGATAAAGGCGAAGATTTCTTCAATGCGGAAACGACACGACGAAGAGCTAGAGGCACTTGGTCTTGGTAAATCACTTCATAGCGTTGACGCTGACGAGAGCATGGCAGTTGATGACTGA
- a CDS encoding uncharacterized protein (encoded by transcript BESB_073120) yields the protein MNSHVADDEDEARVFSDYSSESGSSDASGVFKPQTPGKAPSTASTGGDRSLGAVTRLQLFEQAPSEDSETESDSDDDQDARQSAARWMRWLVLAGFCFCIPWGIGTYLGLCTYRRNDRGLRLLGRLSAILWMAAWAVFIAFCIAAGILVMRVTHVLSEKAYGTVVFMGLMPARTWADADLLHHAYRLGFDAVSISPPGIGGTTNITSQKGGFYTDENFLSQVLESCLDIQLNSTVFVAHSNIITRQFFFPLLMRRPLFGFVLFDTYAGHEWITEVNPMMNDHEYYQPKTRNYRVRQRSQVIQREILVRPNKSTAAPQQGYFWPVSVPRVLRASQCIAAPTDETTQNWDSAEPGLLGPFQFFSGKYKVAGWATKEQELLRRPLDPPPSKKKSLLSMLSSGDLRGTSETSTAEAAQPEGVARVREIPIEYFDELKTVLSEFLKEIKDRVDIGDYYPERLPVVFRGDRRQAYIHAREETTLIPESQIYCLSLEASGVAPEDLPRRRDVASHRSPWTDLGKADFESKPSRPSGSWLHALNRLDAKTGQDLHLPPRLRGKRAPQHTTTSLAGRNWQGLPAPPVHPERFSSAQKIRLKEYYARLDRKRERQRPQKQSDG from the exons ATGAACAGCCACGTCGCcgacgatgaagacgaagcgCGGGTCTTTAGTGATTATTCCTCTGAAAGTGGGTCTTCGGACGCGTCTGGAGTTTTCAAGCCACAGACGCCGGGGAAGGCTCCCAGCACGGCGTCAACGGGTGGAGATAGAAGTTTGGGCGCCGTGACTCGGTTGCAGCTCTTCGAACAGGCCCCCAGCGAAGACAGCGAAACTGAGTCAGACTCTGATGATGACCAAGATGCGCGGCAGAGTGCCGCTCGTtg GATGCGTTGGCTCGTCCTTGCTGGATTCTGCTTCTGCATCCCTTGGGGAATAG GAACGTATCTTGGCTTATGCACATATCGGAGGAACGACCGTGGTTTGAGGCTG CTGGGGAGGCTTTCCGCTATCCTTTGGATGGCCGCGTGGGCTGTTTTTATTGCGTTCTGCATTGCCGCTGGCATCCTCGTTATGAGAG TGACGCACGTTCTCAGTGAAAAAGCGTATGGGACAGTGGTCTTCATGGGCCTGATGCCAGCGAGAACCTGGGCGGACGCCGACCTTCTCCATC ACGCCTACAGGCTCGGGTTTGACGCTGTCTCCATTTCGCCCCCTGGGATCGGGGGCACGACCAATATTACTTCCCAGAAAGGAGGCTTTTATACGGATGAGAATTTCCTTAGCCAAGTCCTCGAATCTTGTCTTGACATTCAACTGAACAGTACCGTGTTCGTGGCCCACAGCAATATCATCACGCGTCAGTTCTTCTTTCCCCTCCTCATG CGTCGACCCCTGTTCGGCTTTGTCCTCTTCGATACATACGCGGGGCACGAGTGGATAACAGAAGTAAACCCAATGATGAACGATCACGAATACTACCAACCAAAGACTCGCAACTACCGCGTAAGACAACGGTCGCAAGTGATCCAACGGGAGATCCTTGTTCGACCAAACAAATCGACCGCAGCTCCGCAGCAGGGTTATTTTTGG CCCGTATCTGTTCCTCGCGTGCTGCGGGCTAGTCAATGTATTGCTGCTCCCACGGATGAAACCACCCAAAACTGGGACAGTGCCGAGCCAGGCCTACTGGGCCCCTTCCAGTTCTTCAGCGGGAAGTATAAA GTTGCCGGTTGGGCGACAAAGGAGCAGGAGCTTCTCAGGAGGCCGCTCGACCCCCCTCCAAGCAAAAAAAAGTCCCTGCTCTCGATGCTGTCTTCTGGAGACTTGAGGGGTACATCTGAAACAAGTACGGCagaagctgcgcagccgGAGGGCGTGGCTCGTGTCCGGGAAATACCCATCGAATACTTCGACGAGCTGAAAACGGTATTGAGCGAGTTTTTGAAAGAGATCAAAGACCGTGTGGACATTGGGGATTACTACCCTGAACGATTGcccgtcgtcttccgcggagacagaagacaAGCCTATATTCACGCCCGGGAAGAAACAACGCTCATTCCGGAAAGTCAGATCTACTGCCTGTCCCTGGAAGCCTCCGGGGTAGCACCTGAAGATCTCCCACGCCGACGAGACGTGGCCAGCCACAGGAGTCCGTGGACAGACCTCGGAAAAGCTGACTTTGAAAGCAAGCCATCGCGCCCATCCGGAAGTTGGCTGCATGCTCTCAACCGGCTCGACGCGAAGACAGGCCAAGACTTGCATCTCCCGCCGCGACTACGAGGGAAGCGCGCACCCCAGCACACCACTACCAGCCTCGCAGGAAGAAATTGGCAGGGGCTTCCCGCACCTCCTGTCCATCCTGAGAGATTCTCTTCTGCCCAGAAGATACGGTTAAAGGAATACTATGCAAGGCTTGATCGCAAAAGAGAACGCCAGCGTCCCCAGAAGCAGAGCGACGGTTGA